The following nucleotide sequence is from Kwoniella shandongensis chromosome 9, complete sequence.
TCTACCAAGATTCAATTCACGTTTTTGGGTTGAGGAGACAAAGCTAGGAAGCAGAGTTGTGTTTTCAGAAAGAGTGTTCAGTTGGACATGATCAACTCTTCTCCTGCCAGGGAAATACAGGCGCGTCTGGTGCGTCACAACAAATCGAGCGACCATCCCGTATATAAAAGAGGGGGCGTGAATAAATAATACCTGTGAGTCGGTTCGGAACCTGTTCATCTGCTGATACCGGATCTAGCGAGTTACCGGAGTGatcacaccactcacacacaTGCAACGTTGAACAGCATACACATGATGGTATCATTCGACTACATGTggtccacttccactggtCACTCTAACTCCTCTATCATATATAGGTACAACTCTGGACTCGCTCAgccatctccacatcttcttcaacatcatctgAGCCTCAACACCATCCGAGGTCAGCTATACATCCCACAAACATGGGTGGCGAATCACAAACACAACATCACTGGCAAGGTGTCCTTTCCTCGGCTCTCGACGCGGTGGGGCACACCCCACTCATCCGTTTGGACCGCAtcgccaaagaagaaggactcAAGTGTAATCTATGTGAGCTATGCTCTCGTCTGCAAAAGAAGGATTAGCTGACGCCACTGCTATCTTGTAGTAGGGAAATGCGAGTTCTTCTCTGCTGGTGGATCTGTCAAAGACAGGATAGCGAAGGTGAACATTCAATACTTCCTGTGCCCAGCCCATCAATAACATCCGACTAACTGCTTACGGCGTTGACACAGCGAATGGTCGAACATgctgagaaggatgggatcCTGATACCGGGTCAAAGCATCGTCATTGAGCCTACGAGTGAGTCTAGTCTCGCCTCCATCCACTGTAGCGGGTGATTAGGTCGAAGTACTCACGACTATACTCTTCGCAGGCGGTAACACAGGTACGAGGCCACAGTATAAGATATGCCAATAAGTTCAATCACTGAGTATAGGACGGTATACATAGGTATTGGATTGGCTTTAGCATGCGCACTGAAAGGCTACAAGTAGGTGTCAAACGCGCTTTTGACAGCGATCGCTTACACGTGTCTTGTCCTCAGATGCATTATCACCCTGCCGGCTAAGAtgagcttggagaaggaggtcatGCTGCGTGCTCTAGGTGCTGAGATCGTCAGAACACCGTGAGCTGCCCGCTGTCTAATGAGCTTGCACTAGCTGATTGTTAGGCTTTAGAACCGAAGCGGCGTAAGCTGTAAATTCCCAGTTCTGCTCGAGCCATGAAAGCTgactcttcccttcctccagctGGGACAGTCCTGAAAGTCATATTGGTTAGCTATTGGCATATTGGGGTGACACAATGACATATAGCTGATGAAGCTCTTCTTATAGGTATCGCTCGGAAACTACGGAAATCTATTCCTGGCGCTGTGATCCTGGATCAATATTCTAACCCTCACAATCCCCTTGCTCACTATTACGGTACCTACGAGGAGATTATGGTGCGTGCCGTTTTTTTGACGATTATCAACCCACTAATCACATTTGTGGATACCTTGACTGACCTCTTGCAATTCGCAGTACTCTCTCAAGACGTCCGACTTACCGAGAAAGGATATTTCCCTTCTTGTGGCTGGAGCTGGGACAGGAGGCACCATCACAGGTATCGCTCGAGCCATCCGTGACAACGAGAAATCCTTAGTGAACGGCGATGCAGCTTCGCACAAGCGAACGACGGTACTGGCTGTCGACCCAGAGGGATCAATCTTAGGTGGCGGTGAACCTGGAAATTACCAAGTGGAAGGCATCGGATATGTACGTGCAGACTCCGTCGCATGTGTAGCTACTGCATCCGGTCATGCTGGGTCGTTCATCAGCTGATCCCCAAGCGATGTAGGATTTCTTCCCAGAGGTGCTCGATCCCAATCCACCTGTCGTAGATGAGTGGATCAAGACGAACGACGAAGAGTCATTCGCTATGACCAAGCgattgatgtgagtgcagtctCTGCGTCACTTTATGGCACGATTGATGCACATGGCAGCTGACACTGTCCCCCTGTCAACAGTCGTAGAGAATCTCTCTTCGTTGGAGGATCATCCGGTTCTGCCCTTTCCGGCGCGATTCGTTATCTTCTCTCCCCCGCCGGTGATGAGATAGCCAAAGATCCCTCAGCCAACGTCATTGTCATCTTACCGGACGGAGTGAGGAACTATATGAGCAAACCGTGGTTCTTGGAGACGGCGAAGAGTGCAGCCGcagtagaggaggaggatttgAGAGATGTGATTAGGAATGTGTTGGGGAGAGATTTGGGGGACGTCAGCGGGGTAGTGGTGGAGAAAgtagaaggtgaaggaaaGGTTCAGCAAGATGGCGAAGTATGAAGAACTTTCAGAGATCGATTTCAATTGGACGGACGTATGTAATACAACTGGATTGATGAAGGGCAAGACGGATAGATCGTACACCATGTAACTGGATATGTATGCATTGATGAGTTTTCATCCGGTCCGTCGTGTGATGGGCGTCAAtgcgatggagatggtcTATCTATGCTTTATGATACAGTGCTGGACtactcgtcctcatcctcatcctcatcctcgtcttcgtcttcgtcctcatcatcttcgccctcGCTCATTGATAAAGCGGCGAAAAACCCTCCTGTCTTCTTcacactcttccttccctcctcttcgaccacttcctcctcctcttcctcgtctgcttGTGCGCCTCCCTCTTCATTTTCGTCCTCACTGACATCATCCAGATCGATCTCCCAATCATCAGTGCCActtccaatctcctcttctgtactcccttcctcttctccctcttcgcgGGTTGACCCTTTCGGctcatcaccactcacgtCTTCCCCTACTACGTTCAACCATATTCCATAGCCTTGTTGTCCTTTCATCCCAGGAGGATTGAAGCCCCATCTGACTTTACCGTCGGCCAGGACTCGCATCACTGCAGGAAGAACACAGTTCGAATCAATAAGTATCACTCCACAGCGGCATGGGATTATTCACTCACTCGCGTCGGCTGCTCGGTTGATATCGGGTCTACCTCCTTTTGCAGTCACTACACAGAATCTGATATCAGTACCAACTTCCTCACGACTAATTTTGCCATGTTATGACACGAGGCATAGTGAAAGACTTACGGTAACCCCTGTCAATCGCCCTGCCTTCCATGATCCCTCCTGCtgtccacttctccttcctctccctctcctgcCTTGCTTTTTCCTCCGCCATCGCTGGATCGCGATACGTCCTCTTGCCCAAatactcgtccttctcatcatccgccTCGTTCCGGGGTACACGGAAGATTGTCTCAATCGGCAAGTGGAGGGCCGCGAAATGGATACATGCGAGTAAAGAAGGGATCTGAGAAATCGGAATGACTATCATGATTTCGGTCAGCTAGGGAAAATCATTACACGAGTAGAGGATTATGTAGCTGACTCACTCCCTGCCAAAGCTTGGATCTCTAGTCCGACCAAAGATGGACAGACTAGTCCTGGACAATCTACGATCTTGACTTCCTTCTTAGCGCCCCAGAACATGGTCTGGAAATGTTTTGTCTGTGAAAAGATCATCGTCAGTTGATGCGAGTCATTCGTAAGGCCTTGTTCAACTGACCTTGCCAGGTGTTCGACTTGCTCGTACTTTCTGCTCGCCTAACAGGGCGTTAAGCAGAGAAGACTTGCCAACGTTCGGCTGACCGATCAAACCGATTGTCAGAGGTTCATGCGTCGGATCTCGAGAACGTGGTGTTCCGTCATTCGTTATCGCCGATACCTCGTTCTCGTCGCCATCTTGAGCTGTGGTAGCGGACGCACTCGTCTGTGGTACAGAAGGGTGAGACGGTCCAGCGTGGTTAGAATAATGTTTTTCGACAAGAGAAGTCCAGTCGACCGTGCTCCGCACAGAAGGCTTCCActctttcaacctctctgGTCTCTCTTTCGTCCATTCGGATGGTTGTAGTAATCGCTCATGAGCAGCCGTCAACGCAGCGATCAGCTCGTCGAGCGACTGCTGTGGTATATCAGGCTTGTGTTTGCCTTTGCCTAGTATCATAAATCAGCTTGACTCCCTCAACCATATGATTCAGAAACACTGGGCAAGCTCACCATCGCCCAGCGGGTCCACCTCGTACGATCGAACACTGACGACCTGTAtaccttcctctccccacCATTTCTTCACCCATGCTTTCCAACCTTCCACAGCGGCTGGATCAACTAGATCCGATTTGGTGAGGACCAATATGATCTCCTTCCGAGGTTTTAGCGATTGGAGATGTGATCGTAGAGAAGGTGGACAATGCAATGGAGGACATCGGGAATCGAGAAGGAGCAGCAGGACGTGTGAAGCTTCGGTAACTCTCCATCTGTGAAAAGTAGTAGTCAGCTTCGACACGGTTCAAGGAGTTCTAGGTCAGAAGCTCACAGTTGTCTCCAGACTTCCAGATTTGTTTCGAACCATGTCGGACCTCTTGGCCATTTCACCTTTTCTTCCG
It contains:
- a CDS encoding cystathionine beta-synthase — encoded protein: MGGESQTQHHWQGVLSSALDAVGHTPLIRLDRIAKEEGLKCNLLGKCEFFSAGGSVKDRIAKRMVEHAEKDGILIPGQSIVIEPTSIGLALACALKGYKCIITLPAKMSLEKEVMLRALGAEIVRTPTEAAWDSPESHIGIARKLRKSIPGAVILDQYSNPHNPLAHYYGTYEEIMYSLKTSDLPRKDISLLVAGAGTGGTITGIARAIRDNEKSLVNGDAASHKRTTVLAVDPEGSILGGGEPGNYQVEGIGYDFFPEVLDPNPPVVDEWIKTNDEESFAMTKRLIRRESLFVGGSSGSALSGAIRYLLSPAGDEIAKDPSANVIVILPDGVRNYMSKPWFLETAKSAAAVEEEDLRDVIRNVLGRDLGDVSGVVVEKVEGEGKVQQDGEV